In Cicer arietinum cultivar CDC Frontier isolate Library 1 chromosome 7, Cicar.CDCFrontier_v2.0, whole genome shotgun sequence, a single window of DNA contains:
- the LOC101505056 gene encoding phospholipid:diacylglycerol acyltransferase 1-like isoform X2: MSFLRRRKTVANSTSRGSDRGDDEEEKKKNEKKGENIKKGKNVEGKKIEKWSCIDSCCWFIGFICSVWWFLLFLYNAMPASFPQYVTEAITGPWLDPPGAKLRKEGLSANHPVVFVPGIVTGGLELWEGRQCADGLFRKRLWGGTFGELYKRPLCWVEHLSLDNETGLDRQGIRVRPVSGLVAADYFAPGYFVWAVLIANLARIGYEEKNMYMAAYDWRISFQNTEVRDQTLSRIKNNIELMVATNGGKKVVVIPHSMGVLYFLHFMKWVEAPRPMGGGGGSNWCAMHIKAVTNIGGPFLGVPKSVAGLFSTEARDIAVARAFAPGFLDKDVFGLQTLQHLMRMTRTWDSTMSMIPKGGDTIWGGLDWSPEEYYNCSAKKQKNNDTSGAFKNDKANIVKKNINYGRLISFGKDNAELHSSKLERLDFRECLKGRNFANTSSCDVWTEYHDMGVEGIKAVVDYKAYTADSILELFHFVAPKMMKRGGGHFSYGIADNLDDPKYNHYKYWSNPLKQRELPNAPDMEIYSMYGVGIPTERAYVYKFSTQSECHIPFQIDTSVNGENEDSCLRGGVYSSDGDETIPVLSAGFMCAKAWRGRTRFNPSGIRAYIREYDHAPPANLLEGRGTQSGAHVDILGNFALIEDIIRVAAGASGEDLGGDRVYSDIFKWSKKIDLKL; the protein is encoded by the exons ATGTCATTTCTACGGCGCAGAAAGACCGTTGCAAATTCCACGTCGCGTGGTTCAGATCGCGGTGACGATGAAGAGGAGAAAAAGAAGAATGAGAAAAAGGGAGAAAATATTAAGAAGGGGAAGAATGTTGAAGGCAAAAAGATAGAGAAATGGTCATGTATTGATAGCTGTTGTTGGTTCATTGGATTCATATGTTCAGTTTGGtggtttttgttgtttttgtatAATGCAATGCCGGCGTCGTTTCCTCAATACGTGACAGAGGCAATTACAGGGCCGTGGTTGGACCCTCCCGGCGCGAAGTTGAGGAAAGAAGGGTTGTCGGCGAACCACCCTGTGGTTTTTGTTCCGGGAATTGTTACTGGTGGATTAGAACTATGGGAGGGTCGTCAATGTGCTGATGGATTGTTTAGGAAAAGGTTGTGGGGAGGCACATTTGGGGAATTATATAAAAG ACCATTATGTTGGGTTGAACACTTGTCACTAGATAATGAAACAGGACTAGATAGACAAGGCATTAGAGTTAGACCTGTATCTGGACTTGTAGCAGCTGATTATTTTGCACCTGGTTACTTTGTTTGGGCTGTTCTAATTGCTAATTTAGCACGCATTGGGTATGAGGAGAAAAACATGTATATGGCTGCATATGATTGGAGAATCTCCTTTCAAAATACAGAG GTCAGGGATCAAACATTGAGcaggataaaaaataatatagaacTTATGGTGGCTACAAATGGTGGTAAAAAGGTGGTTGTTATTCCACATTCAATGGGTGTTCTGTATTTTCTGCATTTTATGAAATGGGTTGAGGCCCCGCGACCAATGGGTGGAGGGGGTGGGTCAAATTGGTGTGCCATGCACATTAAAGCAGTGACAAACATTGGGGGACCTTTTCTTGGTGTTCCAAAATCTGTTGCTGGACTTTTCTCTACAGAAGCCAGGGACATTGCTGTTGCTAG GGCTTTCGCACCAGGTTTTTTAGATAAGGATGTTTTTGGTCTTCAAACTCTACAACATTTAATGCGGATGACCCGAACATGGGATTCAACCATGTCAATGATACCAAAAGGTGGGGATACTATATGGGGTGGCCTTGATTGGTCCCCTGAAGAATACTACAACTGCAGTGCAAAGAAGCAAAAGAACAATGATACTTCTGGTGCATTTAAAAATGACAAAGCGAatattgtcaagaaaaatatcaattatggGAGACTCATATCATTTGGGAAAGACAACGCCGAGTTACATTCCTCCAAGCTTGAGAGGTTGGATTTTAGG GAATGTCTCAAGGGGAGGAACTTTGCAAACACATCTAGTTGTGATGTTTGGACAGAGTATCACGACATGGGTGTTGAGGGTATCAAAGCTGTTGTAGATTACAAAGCTTACACAGCTGATTCAATTTTAGAACTGTTTCATTTTGTTGCTCCCAAGATGATGAAACGTGGAGGTGGTCATTTTTCTTATGGGATTGCTGATAATTTGGATGATCCGAAATACAACCATTACAAATATTGGTCTAATCCTTTGAAACAACGTGA ATTACCAAATGCCCCAGATATGGAGATTTACTCTATGTATGGAGTTGGGATTCCTACAGAAAGAGCCTATGTCTACAAATTCAGTACACAATCTGAATGTCACATTCCTTTTCAGATTGACACATCAGTAAATGGTGAAAATGAGGACTCATGTCTAAGGGGTGGAGTTTATAGTTCTGATGGTGATGAAACTATTCCTGTTTTAAGTGCTGGTTTCATGTGTGCAAAAGCTTGGCGTGGAAGAACGCGCTTTAATCCCTCGGGAATCCGCGCGTACATAAGAGAGTATGATCATGCCCCTCCAGCTAATCTTCTAGAAGGCAGAGGAACTCAGAGTGGTGCTCATGTTGATATATTGGGGAACTTTGCATTAATTGAAGATATCATACGAGTAGCGGCTGGAGCCTCCGGCGAGGACTTAGGTGGAGATAGAGTTTACTCTGATATTTTCAAATGgtctaaaaaaattgatttaaagctCTAG
- the LOC101505056 gene encoding phospholipid:diacylglycerol acyltransferase 1-like isoform X1 yields MSFLRRRKTVANSTSRGSDRGDDEEEKKKNEKKGENIKKGKNVEGKKIEKWSCIDSCCWFIGFICSVWWFLLFLYNAMPASFPQYVTEAITGPWLDPPGAKLRKEGLSANHPVVFVPGIVTGGLELWEGRQCADGLFRKRLWGGTFGELYKRPLCWVEHLSLDNETGLDRQGIRVRPVSGLVAADYFAPGYFVWAVLIANLARIGYEEKNMYMAAYDWRISFQNTEVRDQTLSRIKNNIELMVATNGGKKVVVIPHSMGVLYFLHFMKWVEAPRPMGGGGGSNWCAMHIKAVTNIGGPFLGVPKSVAGLFSTEARDIAVARAFAPGFLDKDVFGLQTLQHLMRMTRTWDSTMSMIPKGGDTIWGGLDWSPEEYYNCSAKKQKNNDTSGAFKNDKANIVKKNINYGRLISFGKDNAELHSSKLERLDFRECLKGRNFANTSSCDVWTEYHDMGVEGIKAVVDYKAYTADSILELFHFVAPKMMKRGGGHFSYGIADNLDDPKYNHYKYWSNPLKQHYQMPQIWRFTLCMELGFLQKEPMSTNSVHNLNVTFLFRLTHQ; encoded by the exons ATGTCATTTCTACGGCGCAGAAAGACCGTTGCAAATTCCACGTCGCGTGGTTCAGATCGCGGTGACGATGAAGAGGAGAAAAAGAAGAATGAGAAAAAGGGAGAAAATATTAAGAAGGGGAAGAATGTTGAAGGCAAAAAGATAGAGAAATGGTCATGTATTGATAGCTGTTGTTGGTTCATTGGATTCATATGTTCAGTTTGGtggtttttgttgtttttgtatAATGCAATGCCGGCGTCGTTTCCTCAATACGTGACAGAGGCAATTACAGGGCCGTGGTTGGACCCTCCCGGCGCGAAGTTGAGGAAAGAAGGGTTGTCGGCGAACCACCCTGTGGTTTTTGTTCCGGGAATTGTTACTGGTGGATTAGAACTATGGGAGGGTCGTCAATGTGCTGATGGATTGTTTAGGAAAAGGTTGTGGGGAGGCACATTTGGGGAATTATATAAAAG ACCATTATGTTGGGTTGAACACTTGTCACTAGATAATGAAACAGGACTAGATAGACAAGGCATTAGAGTTAGACCTGTATCTGGACTTGTAGCAGCTGATTATTTTGCACCTGGTTACTTTGTTTGGGCTGTTCTAATTGCTAATTTAGCACGCATTGGGTATGAGGAGAAAAACATGTATATGGCTGCATATGATTGGAGAATCTCCTTTCAAAATACAGAG GTCAGGGATCAAACATTGAGcaggataaaaaataatatagaacTTATGGTGGCTACAAATGGTGGTAAAAAGGTGGTTGTTATTCCACATTCAATGGGTGTTCTGTATTTTCTGCATTTTATGAAATGGGTTGAGGCCCCGCGACCAATGGGTGGAGGGGGTGGGTCAAATTGGTGTGCCATGCACATTAAAGCAGTGACAAACATTGGGGGACCTTTTCTTGGTGTTCCAAAATCTGTTGCTGGACTTTTCTCTACAGAAGCCAGGGACATTGCTGTTGCTAG GGCTTTCGCACCAGGTTTTTTAGATAAGGATGTTTTTGGTCTTCAAACTCTACAACATTTAATGCGGATGACCCGAACATGGGATTCAACCATGTCAATGATACCAAAAGGTGGGGATACTATATGGGGTGGCCTTGATTGGTCCCCTGAAGAATACTACAACTGCAGTGCAAAGAAGCAAAAGAACAATGATACTTCTGGTGCATTTAAAAATGACAAAGCGAatattgtcaagaaaaatatcaattatggGAGACTCATATCATTTGGGAAAGACAACGCCGAGTTACATTCCTCCAAGCTTGAGAGGTTGGATTTTAGG GAATGTCTCAAGGGGAGGAACTTTGCAAACACATCTAGTTGTGATGTTTGGACAGAGTATCACGACATGGGTGTTGAGGGTATCAAAGCTGTTGTAGATTACAAAGCTTACACAGCTGATTCAATTTTAGAACTGTTTCATTTTGTTGCTCCCAAGATGATGAAACGTGGAGGTGGTCATTTTTCTTATGGGATTGCTGATAATTTGGATGATCCGAAATACAACCATTACAAATATTGGTCTAATCCTTTGAAACAAC ATTACCAAATGCCCCAGATATGGAGATTTACTCTATGTATGGAGTTGGGATTCCTACAGAAAGAGCCTATGTCTACAAATTCAGTACACAATCTGAATGTCACATTCCTTTTCAGATTGACACATCAGTAA
- the LOC101505377 gene encoding protein BIG GRAIN 1-like B, producing the protein MHSRERRRTPSFSSILLDNIYRSIDESKTDLVHEENHDNKTNKHREKGCIGKQRMNLRQAVMIEDWLDKNTSSSSSECSSGGIFSSSETDSTNINKPRSRPQKHMNHDSNSQRQQQHQKKKKKKKQQPWEDGFTRTKLKALKIYGELNQKVRQPISPGSKIATFLSSIFNSQNVKKAKMCYVGAVEDVSFDHKSKSPCFSSTVSSFSTRSCMTKTTSKSNNGVKRSVRFYPVSVILGEDSETKQQTSVRKITKCSSVKEAKNINSVILKKENGDEAIVHGFMKGYNKSCDKGEFDFRGFYNNGEDDNEEDEDDDDDAVSYSSSDLFELDHLIGGERYQEELPVYETTNLETNKAIANGLCL; encoded by the coding sequence ATGCATAGCAGAGAAAGGAGAAGAACACCTTCTTTCTCTTCTATTCTTCTCGACAACATTTATCGTTCCATCGACGAATCGAAAACCGATCTTGTTCATGAGGAAAACCATGATAATAAAACCAACAAACACAGAGAAAAAGGTTGCATTGGAAAACAAAGAATGAATCTTCGGCAAGCTGTGATGATAGAAGATTGGTTGGATAAGAACACAAGTTCAAGCTCCTCAGAATGTAGCTCTGGAGGAATCTTTTCATCCTCAGAAACAGATTCAACCAACATTAACAAACCAAGATCAAGACCTCAAAAACATATGAATCATGATAGCAATTCACAgcgacaacaacaacatcagaagaagaagaagaagaagaagcaacaacCATGGGAAGATGGTTTTACAAGAACAAAGTTGAAAGCTTTGAAAATCTATGGTGAATTGAATCAAAAAGTGAGACAACCAATTTCACCCGGGAGTAAAATAGCTACATTTCTTAGCTCAATTTTCAACTCACAAAATGTGAAGAAAGCCAAAATGTGTTACGTTGGTGCTGTTGAAGATGTTAGTTTTGATCACAAATCTAAGTCACCTTGTTTCTCTTCCACTGTTTCATCTTTTTCTACAAGGTCTTGCATGACCAAAACAACCTCAAAATCAAACAATGGTGTCAAAAGGTCTGTTAGATTCTACCCTGTTAGCGTAATCCTAGGTGAGGATTCTGAAACCAAACAACAAACTAGTGTTCGAAAGATTACCAAATGTTCTTCAGTAAAGGAGGCCAAGAATATTAACAGTgttattttgaaaaaagaaaatggaGATGAAGCAATAGTGCATGGTTTTATGAAGGGTTATAATAAAAGTTGTGATAAAGGTGAATTTGATTTTAGAGGGTTTTATAATAACggtgaagatgataatgaagaagatgaagatgacgATGATGATGCTGTGAGTTATTCGAGTTCGGATTTGTTTGAGCTTGATCATCTTATTGGAGGTGAAAGGTATCAAGAAGAGCTTCCAGTTTATGAAACTACAAATTTAGAAACTAATAAGGCCATTGCTAATGGTCTATGTTTGtag
- the LOC101505710 gene encoding uncharacterized protein codes for MASTSTFSIVVPISCASKKTQLPRSQSLFNTPLHSKALASSSSSKENIKKFQVKASMKEKVVTGVTAAALTASMMAPNVAEAASVSPSLKNFLLSIGAGGLVAVAIVGAVIGVANFDPVKRS; via the coding sequence atggcttCAACTTCAACATTTTCAATCGTCGTACCAATAAGTTGTGCCAGCAAGAAGACACAACTTCCAAGGTCTCAATCATTGTTCAACACACCATTACATTCAAAGGCTTTggcatcatcatcatcatcaaaagAGAACATAAAGAAGTTTCAAGTGAAAGCTTCGATGAAAGAGAAAGTTGTAACAGGAGTTACAGCAGCTGCATTAACAGCTTCAATGATGGCTCCCAATGTGGCTGAAGCTGCTTCTGTTTCACCTTCTCTCAAGAATTTCTTGCTCAGCATAGGTGCTGGTGGACTTGTTGCTGTTGCCATTGTTGGTGCTGTTATTGGTGTTGCCAATTTCGATCCTGTTAAGCGAAGCTGA